The following coding sequences are from one Dermacentor silvarum isolate Dsil-2018 chromosome 4, BIME_Dsil_1.4, whole genome shotgun sequence window:
- the LOC119449493 gene encoding centrosomal protein of 135 kDa translates to MGFKYDALRSDLAEMGYTEAFSLESAPLVARLWSDLCSYQEQSVDANTALRRTVQERQEKEDLAECYRKESAKALAEVNRLHACVMQLKEKNTDKLKDLENRLREAEHYKKKFEFVKADCVNKIKQLEKELQLKSDRILQLQSALSTQAVVHVTDAAKVPPSYRTQGIELTSLLPRQHGQAGRKPGPQTVVRDAQEIDIIRMADTRIHQLQHERRDLKESLYQSRASADLLQQRVEARDAEIERLTRILREGLPHTALQDGCSCGQKLQPQADEDGKDASTNQRSNEPQKSASGKQPVKQVRKVNFGHLHRKTDPRARDPKSVKSKRPTSATRHADQQSKGDTLEEQIQALENEKKKLQERVKELASNERQLLLEIQGLLGQQGTVGCLRQQCRIAFLEEGRDHYKDELMRLHQVLKSGNTRHKLPSSSGSESGNQTDPKNLQASQPSAEDEQLLSRLELLQREVDKLTATVENLSKQRDHLLVERDSQARQLALLTEKLKEKDKDTQTAHFTCRATESHIDKLQDNLNSKESDVVRLTCRVKELEAEAASAAESHSHLLQENQRLHENLTLVAKEHKNMASDLENAVQQKKDLELQIQEYVIKVAKIEELLRTRDREREDLLDQYRSLISANADLRTQAEQSQKEQDSSDATLNSLRQQLARHMSVTTEQEQKLASLGATVAALQESLQHSAAEGSRLKEELQKSSDMRARLVEQVESLQDQLAKEQTVNNQISGHLRRLEDDLSLARTEAATARSDATSLERLLATSREQRCQTDIALERLSTEMENMKQEVQAGATSRAAQNEENSFLRSKLSEFEHAVEQLKQQVISEQYEREKCKEELKRLQQQAANGLHGKLTLHGFTGSLQTRLNFSPENGTRPPQ, encoded by the exons ATGGGTTTCAAGTATGACGCTCTCCGGAGCGATCTTGCTGAAATGGGCTACACGGAAGCCTTCAGCCTCGAGTCTGCGCCTCTGGTGGCTCGGTTGTGGTCGGACCTCTGTAGCTACCAGGAACAGAGCGTGGATGCAAACACGGCTCTGCGAAGGACGGTGCAG GAAAGGCAAGAGAAAGAGGACCTGGCAGAGTGTTATCGAAAGGAGAGCGCCAAAGCACTCGCCGAGGTGAATCGCCTGCACGCCTGCGTCATGCAGTTAAAAGAGAAAAACACTGATAAACTGAAGG ATTTGGAAAATAGGCTTCGTGAAGCCGAACACTATAAAAAGAAGTTTGAGTTTGTGAAAGCGGACTGTGTAAACAAGATAAAACAGCTTGAGAAAGAACTGCAGCTGAAATCGGACAGAATCCTGCAGCTGCAGTCAGCACTGTCAACGCAAGCAGTTGTTCATGTCACAG ATGCTGCAAAAGTACCTCCGTCCTATCGAACTCAAGGCATTGAACTAACCTCGTTACTGCCAAGGCAGCATGGACAGGCTGGACGGAAACCAGGGCCCCAAACAGTTGTACGAGATGCCCAAGAAATCGACATTATTCGGATGGCTGACACGAGAATCCACCAGCTACAACATGAACGAAGAGATCTCAAGGAATCACTGTATCAGTCAAGAGCTTCTGCGGACTTGCTACAGCAACGA GTTGAAGCGCGAGATGCTGAAATTGAGCGCCTTACAAGGATTCTGAGGGAGGGCCTTCCGCACACTGCATTGCAAGATGGATGCAGCTGTGGCCAAAAATTGCAG CCTCAAGCTGATGAAGATGGAAAGGATGCCTCCACAAACCAGCGCTCCAATGAGCCCCAGAAGTCAGCCTCTGGCAAACAACCGGTGAAGCAGGTTCGCAAAGTTAAT TTCGGTCACCTGCATCGGAAAACAGATCCACGGGCAAGAGACCCAAAGTCAGTAAAAAGC AAACGTCCAACAAGTGCCACTAGGCACGCTGACCAACAATCAAAAGGCGACACGCTTGAGGAGCAGATACAAGCGCtggaaaacgaaaagaaaaagctGCAGGAACGAGTGAAAGAACTGGCTAGTAATG AACGACAGCTTCTCCTCGAGATACAGGGCCTGCTAGGCCAACAAGGGACAGTCGGCTGCCTCAGACAGCAGTGCAGAATTGCGTTCCTTGAAGAGGGAAGAGACCACTACAAGGATGAGTTGATGCGATTACATCAGGTGCTCAAGTCTGGAAACACACGACATAAACTACCATCATCAAGTGGTAGCGAAAGTGGAAACCAGACCGATCCCAAG AATCTGCAAGCAAGCCAGCCGTCTGCAGAAGATGAGCAGTTGTTGAGTCGGCTGGAGTTGCTCCAGAGGGAAGTCGACAAGCTGACAGCCACAGTGGAGAACCTGTCCAAGCAGCGTGATCACTTGCTTGTGGAGAGGGACAGCCAGGCTCGCCAGCTTGCCCTGCTCACTGAAAAACTCAAGGAAAAG GATAAAGATACACAGACTGCCCACTTCACATGCCGAGCTACAGAATCACACATCGA CAAGCTGCAAGACAACCTAAACAGCAAGGAGAGTGATGTCGTGAGACTCACATGCCGAGTGAAAGAGTTGGAAGCagaagctgcatcagcagccgaGTCCCATTCCCACCTCCTGCAAGAAAACCAGAGGCTTCATGAGAACTTAACACTTGTGGCGAAAGAGCACAAG AACATGGCATCTGACTTGGAGAATGCTGTACAACAGAAGAAAGACCTTGAACTTCAAATCCAGGAGTATGTGATTAAAGTGGCCAAAATAGAAGAGCTCCTGCGTACAAGG GATCGAGAGAGGGAAGATCTTTTGGACCAGTACCGGTCCCTTATCTCGGCCAACGCTGATCTGCGGACTCAGGCCGAGCAGAGCCAGAAAGAACAAGACAGCAGTGATGCCACACTCAATAGCCTGCGTCAGCAGCTTGCACGA CACATGAGTGTGACGACAGAGCAGGAGCAGAAGTTGGCTTCACTGGGAGCAACTGTGGCAGCCTTGCAAGAGTCCCTGCAGCACAGCGCTGCCGAGGGAAGTCGGCTGAAGGAGGAACTTCAGAAGAGCTCAGACATGCGTGCAAGGCTCGTCGAGCAAGTGGAATCACTTCAGGACCAGCTCGCCAAAGAACAAACTGTCAACAATCAA ATTTCTGGTCACTTGAGGCGCCTAGAGGACGATCTTTCTCTGGCACGTACCGAAGCAGCTACGGCTCGCTCCGATGCAACCAGTCTGGAGCGCTTGCTTGCCACATCTCGGGAGCAGCGCTGCCAGACAGACATTGCCCTCGAAAGGCTCTCTACCGAGATGGAAAACATGAAGCAGGAGGTGCAAGCAGGAGCCACGAGCAG